A window of the Brassica napus cultivar Da-Ae chromosome C5, Da-Ae, whole genome shotgun sequence genome harbors these coding sequences:
- the LOC106399889 gene encoding putative F-box protein At3g16210 has product MSEYLSEELAVEILARLTIKELARFRCVCKTWRNIIDSRGFTERHRDISPVKFVSFYDKGFYLLDMEDKHPVIETPRKLDFPLDHQSMIDESTSVLHCDGTLCVTLKNHSLLVWNPSSKRFKIVPNPGIYRDSNILGFGYDPVSNDYKIVTFIDQLGSSTAHVFEFRTGCWRESVRIPYPDWYYRERIGAFLDQSLYWIAYRSNVDRFILCFNLSTHEYRKLSLPVYNQGVTCSWLGVTSQKLCITEDVSCEQKIWTSVMEKTGLWNKIASLSMSNLISIQDHICDYQVEFVSFTKKNDIVVTFSGDCDNVEMEAEKRVKIKVFLYKTGDNTFQQVRFCNSLAGFRFLSEYVESPVITDHIFI; this is encoded by the coding sequence atgtcAGAATATCTCTCCGAAGAACTAGCCGTCGAAATTCTCGCGAGGCTAACCATAAAGGAACTTGCTCGATTCAGATGCGTCTGCAAGACATGGAGAAACATTATCGACAGCCGTGGCTTTACCGAAAGGCACCGTGACATTTCTCCGGTGAAGTTTGTGTCGTTCTACGACAAGGGTTTCTACTTGCTTGACATGGAAGACAAGCATCCGGTTATAGAAACACCTCGTAAGCTTGATTTCCCTTTGGATCATCAGTCGATGATCGATGAATCCACATCTGTGCTTCATTGTGATGGGACGTTATGCGTGACCTTAAAGAATCACTCTTTATTGGTTTGGAATCCATCTTCCAAGCGGTTCAAGATCGTACCAAATCCCGGTATATATCGAGATTCAAATATCCTTGGTTTCGGTTATGATCCGGTTTCCAACGATTACAAAATCGTAACGTTTATCGACCAGCTTGGTTCTTCCACGGCGCATGTTTTCGAGTTCAGAACCGGTTGTTGGAGAGAGAGCGTACGGATTCCTTATCCTGATTGGTATTACAGAGAGAGAATTGGTGCATTCTTGGATCAGTCCCTCTATTGGATTGCGTACCGGTCTAATGTTGACCGGTTCATCCTATGCTTTAATCTCTCGACCCATGAATACCGGAAATTATCTCTCCCGGTTTACAATCAAGGTGTCACGTGTTCTTGGTTAGGCGTTACAAGTCAGAAACTTTGCATTACAGAGGATGTATCATGCGAGCAGAAGATTTGGACTTCGGTTATGGAGAAAACCGGGTTATGGAACAAGATTGCAAGCCTTTCAATGTCGAATTTGATCTCTATACAAGACCATATCTGCGATTATCAAGTAGAGTTCGTGTCGTTTACGAAAAAGAACGATATTGTCGTAACATTCAGTGGGGACTGCGATAATGTCGAGATGGAAGCTGAAAAACGTGTGAAGATAAAGGTGTTCTTATACAAAACCGGTGACAATACATTTCAACAAGTCCGGTTCTGTAACTCTTTAGCCGGGTTTAGGTTTCTCAGTGAATATGTGGAGTCTCCTGTGATTACTGATCACATATTTAtttga
- the LOC106401010 gene encoding aquaporin TIP2-1, with protein sequence MAGVAFGSFDDSFSLASLRAYLAEFISTLLFVFAGVGSAIAYAKLTSDAALDTPGLVAIAVCHGFALFVAVAIGANISGGHVNPAVTFGLAVGGQITLITGVFYWVAQLLGSTAACFLLKYVTGGLAVPTHSVAAGVGAIEGVVMEIIITFALVYTVYATAADPKKGSLGTIAPLAIGLIVGANILAAGPFSGGSMNPARSFGPAVAAGDFSGHWVYWVGPLIGGGLAGITYGNVFMTSEHVPLASEF encoded by the exons ATGGCTGGAGTTGCCTTTGGTTCTTTTGATGATTCTTTCAGCTTGGCTTCTCTAAGGGCTTACCTGGCTGAGTTCATCTCCACTTTGCTCTTTGTTTTCGCTGGTGTTGGTTCCGCCATTGCCTACG CGAAGCTGACGTCAGATGCGGCTCTTGATACCCCGGGGCTTGTCGCCATTGCTGTATGCCATGGTTTCGCCCTCTTCGTGGCGGTTGCAATCGGAGCCAACATCTCCGGTGGCCATGTGAACCCAGCCGTCACTTTTGGCCTTGCTGTCGGTGGTCAAATCACACTAATCACCGGAGTTTTCTACTGGGTGGCTCAGCTCCTCGGCTCTACCGCCGCTTGCTTCCTTCTCAAATACGTCACCGGTGGTTTG GCAGTTCCAACCCACAGCGTTGCTGCTGGAGTAGGAGCGATAGAAGGAGTAGTGATGGAGATCATCATCACCTTCGCTTTGGTCTACACCGTCTACGCCACCGCCGCTGATCCCAAGAAAGGTTCTCTTGGAACCATCGCTCCTCTGGCCATTGGTCTAATCGTCGGTGCCAACATCCTCGCTGCTGGTCCATTCTCCGGTGGATCCATGAACCCAGCACGTTCCTTTGGACCCGCTGTTGCAGCAGGAGACTTCTCTGGTCACTGGGTCTACTGGGTTGGACCACTCATTGGTGGTGGACTCGCTGGAATTACCTACGGAAATGTCTTCATGACTTCCGAACATGTTCCCCTTGCTTCTGAGTTCTAA